AACAGTTGAAATCCACCTAGATAAAAAGAACCAATTACTCAAAAATTTAAggaaatcataataataataagaaaaaaaataatgtcataaattattaaataatattaagcATATGAATAATTTGATTATGATATTAGTTTACAAATTTAgtgaatatatttgtttctgtttcaaaTAATCATATCTCTActgtaaaataattatgaaataacaaaacttgACAATATGATGTATAAACAACACATGTTTAGATATTATTGCAACGCTTCTCACTTAAGTTCTCTTTTATACTATAGTAGAATGCTATATAGTCCGGTaacaatttaaataaaatattcttaaCCAACTTTCCCAAGATgcaaagaaaattgattttagaaCCTCTACTTTTTTGGTATCTACTAATACTATATATCTaatcattatataaaattctCCCACCAAATTGATCAATGGGTCATCTTATCTTTATCGCCTTTTGCCTTTGTGACCATAAAAGGGTTTGAGAACTTGCATGACAGCCGAAAAAGGTGTGAATATTCATTGATATTAACGTGGCATTCCTATGAACACATAGAAACGTATAATTAAACTTgctaatattttcatttcactATTATTTTCAACATCAAGTGGGATATTAATTTCTGAACTGAAGATAACTAAGATATTAACCGGTTCAGTTAACCGATTCCTTGCATTCTATAAATCTGACGCACCATATTTCTTCTCATACCACAATTACTAATTAACCAACTCAAATCTTGGAACTCAAGAAACAACAATGTCGGAGATGGCCGGAGATTCTTCAACATCAGAAGATAAAATCCATAAACCAAACCGCGAGAGGAATGTCTCCGGCGAACTTGACGTCTTCGAAGCCACTCGATATTTTTCCGACTTCAACGAACCAACGACGATCGAGTACTCAAGAATCCAAATACAGAAACAAAGCATTGTTACAGAAAATCGACAGAAGAGAGTACACCCTGAGACAGAAGAACACCTCCCTAAACCTAGAGTCGTCGTCATAAAGCcgcagaagaaagagatgacaCGTGGCGGCGGTAAGAAGCTAACCAGTTTCTTGAACTCTCTTCTTCGCTCAGCTGGTCTAAAGAAGAAGTCAAAGTCAGCGCCGGAGGTGGAGACACCACGAGTAGAAAGGATGAGGAGGAAGAGCTGCGTAGTGACTACACACGCCGCAGATGCTTCGCCTCTCACCAATGCCGGCGCGTGGAGTTTAAACGCGCGTAGAAGAAGCTTTGATgagaaagatttgaagaagagtGATCAGAAGTTGAACATAAGATTTTGTGAGAGTCTGTATTCGGACCAAAGGGTTGAGACAAAAGACCCAAATGCAGGAGACAAGAACGATGTAATTGGTGGATGCGAGAGTGATTCAAGttctgaatctgatctttttGAGTTGGATTTGTTTGCTAAATCAAACCCCTAATTAAGAACGGTCCGGAGAATAATTTTCTAATGTAACTTCAgtcttaattattatcatgAAGCGAGGTTGGACCATTTCCACCTTGTACAAAGTTATATTCGTCCATTCATATGTTGGgatattttatattgaaaaCTAGCTAGCAGAATTTAGTCAATTGGGAATCTAccaatagtaaaaaaaaaaccctaactcGATGTCACCAACATctccttttttaaaaaccctaGCAATCATCGATTCATCTTTCCACCCTTCTATGACAACACCTATCATGCAATTATTCTATATCGTAGAAACAATTTTGGGTAAAATTAAGTTGATGGGCCTCCCCAAATCATGCATCTTCTTTCCCACTCCTACTGTTCTACtctatgtatgaaattgaaataaagtatacaatttttttttaaagtattacGCAATTAATACTCCAAACAGTTTCTTATACATATGACAATGCTCATAACAGTTGTCAGAGCATGTTGTAAAAAGCAATTGTTATAATATAAAAGCTGCTCTAGAGCACGTTGAAGAATGAAAAGAATGGATCTGCTGTGTCCTCGCACAAGATTTTTGAAAGGGAATGTATAATCTTATTTAAGGTTTGGTTGACAAATAAAACCTATTTAGCAGAAAAACATTAACAGAAACGAATCATTTAGGTACCCACGAATAACAGTAACCTTCTAAGTTCTAAACAATATTGAGACTACTTTTTGTCTATTGGTTGATGATTGCGTTTGAATAATAGGTgaatttatcaattatcatATAGGGATCAATATATTTGTTGgcagaaaataataaattactGGGATACTTTTTTGCATGTTTAACATATATCATGTTTCATGTAAAATAACATATATCATGTTATCATGTAAAATCACGTACATTTTTGCCAACGTGAATTGATTgctatttattataaaaatacaataattaattcTATTTATATTGGATTCTTTCATCCGTATTTTTGGCAAATATATAGTCAACATATGGTCAACATATTTATCTTAAATAATCATGCCGGGAATATTATCCTTAATAAAACCAACTAATctataagaatatatataacattagtGTATTTAATAAACCattattttgtgaaaaaatatatcaacatCTTGAAAAATTTGtagttaaaaattaaaactgtttttatttaaaacaaaaacccataGATTAGTTaattcatattatattttctatctACCACATGTATAAGATTTGCATTACAtattattgaatttgaaaagTTTTATTCTAGTCAAATATGGTTTATTTCCTTCTAAGTGTGAtcatttcctcttctttttttccagctgtaaaaacattaattactATTTAAGAGGTTAcccaaagaaagaagaatttaaTAAACCTTAAGGAAAGtcttctaaactttttttacaAAGACTCCAAAACCGAATcagttctttttcaaatttttactACAAGTCTATAACGTTTGACTAAGAAAATTCATTATCTCTTGGTCAAAGCATCAAGTCAGTAACAATGGCCAGTTTCAAATTCTTCTTTGCAGCCAtaattttggttctgtttcaTCCGGCAGCAATAACTTTTGTTGCTTCGTATGGCTCATTACAGGTAAGCTACAGctaaaattatttacttttcaattttcttaaagGCTATTTCCACCTTGAGATCCAAAGAAGCCATGCGAATTCTGAGATATTCATCAAAAATTTTCTTCGACGAAATCAACTCGAATCTCTATTCACAATTTAGCGATATTTAGGgatattatcatttatgttACAATTTAGGATTCTTACATCAATGCAGCTTGGCGATCAATGCTCATCGGACGAAGACTGCAATGTTGGACTTGGTTGTTTTAAATGCGGTATAGATGTTGCAAGATGCGTTAGATCCAATATCACAGATCAGTTCTCCATTGTGGTTAGTAATAAACAACTTTTGAatcaaactttattaaaaatgtggtgtttaaatataaattttaatatatatatttgagtGAAACACAAATCCAATTTGGTTTTAGGATCATAACTTAATGTAAGATTCTTAAGAGATGATGGATCATTTAGTCCACTAATTTTGTCGTATATCTTTACGATTATGGATTGTTAAACCCATTAACCCTTAATTTCtttaccaaattataatttttaaaccAATTAGTATATATGTTTGGTTCTACTTGAATACTGATAACACTAAAGGTGAACATAATTCTTCCAACATAAGCCTCTCAGTATTGAGATATAGATGTGTTGATATATTGACATAAGATAGGCTTGATCTGCAACTCTTGACTATGTGGGGCTTAACTCTTctactgaattttttttctttgttacagAACAATTCGATGCCGTTTAATAAATATGCATTTTTGACGACCCACAATTCATATGCCATTGAAGGGAAAGCGCTTCATGTGGCGACCCAAGAAGATACTATAGTTCAACAACTCAACGTGCGTTTTATTAATCAAtagacaaaaaatatatgttacttcattattattatttttctatcttgtgaatgttatgtttttgttcagAGTGGTGTTCGAGCATTGATGTTGGATACGTACGATTACGAAGGAGACGTATGGTTTTGCCATTCCTTCGACGAACAATGCTTTGAGTTCACCAAATTTGTAAGTTTAATCTCTAAATTTCTctaaccaaaagaaaaccgagtcaaaccaaaacaattatttagCAAACGTTTGAAAATAGAGACTGGTTTAGAATATAAGAaagtaa
This sequence is a window from Arabidopsis thaliana chromosome 1 sequence. Protein-coding genes within it:
- a CDS encoding uncharacterized protein (unknown protein; Has 22 Blast hits to 22 proteins in 7 species: Archae - 0; Bacteria - 0; Metazoa - 0; Fungi - 0; Plants - 22; Viruses - 0; Other Eukaryotes - 0 (source: NCBI BLink).); the protein is MSEMAGDSSTSEDKIHKPNRERNVSGELDVFEATRYFSDFNEPTTIEYSRIQIQKQSIVTENRQKRVHPETEEHLPKPRVVVIKPQKKEMTRGGGKKLTSFLNSLLRSAGLKKKSKSAPEVETPRVERMRRKSCVVTTHAADASPLTNAGAWSLNARRRSFDEKDLKKSDQKLNIRFCESLYSDQRVETKDPNAGDKNDVIGGCESDSSSESDLFELDLFAKSNP